A stretch of the Streptomyces sp. NBC_00078 genome encodes the following:
- the cobJ gene encoding precorrin-3B C(17)-methyltransferase, which yields MIGLISATAAGAAARDRLAAAWPDRTRVYEGPVKDAVRAAFAECEQLVCFLATGAVVRLVAPLLGDKTSDPGVVCVDEGGRFAVSLLGGHGGGANELAVQVGELLGAEPVVTTATDAVGIPGLDTLGLPVEGDVAGVTRVLLDGEPVAMDAEVAWPLPPLPFAARGTHTVRLTDRAVEPSDGEVLLRPPSLVVGVGASRGAPADEVLALVEDALRDAGLSPLSVARLATVDAKREEPGIVEAAARLGVPLMTYSAQELTGVEVPNPSDAPLSAVGTPSVAEAAALVRGGELLVPKRRSARADGHASMATCAVVRRPARGRLAVVGLGPGARDLLTPRATTELRRAAVLVGLDQYVDQIRDLLRPGTRILESGLGAEEERARTAVAEARTGQAVALIGSGDAGVYAMASPALAEASDDIDVIGVPGVTAALAAGAILGAPLGHDHVSISLSDLHTPWEVIERRVRAAAEADIVVTFYNPRSRGRDWQLPKALAILAEHREQTTPVGVVRNASRPDESSRVTSLVSLDPATVDMMTVVTVGNTATREIAGRMVTPRGYRWQDTSTTSGSAAGQGQEGAR from the coding sequence GTGATCGGCCTCATTTCCGCCACCGCGGCGGGGGCGGCGGCACGCGACCGGCTGGCCGCGGCGTGGCCGGACCGCACGCGGGTGTACGAGGGTCCCGTCAAGGACGCCGTACGGGCCGCGTTCGCGGAGTGCGAGCAGCTCGTGTGTTTCCTGGCGACCGGGGCCGTCGTACGGCTTGTGGCGCCCCTGCTGGGTGACAAGACGTCCGACCCGGGTGTGGTGTGCGTCGACGAGGGCGGGCGGTTCGCCGTGTCGCTGCTGGGTGGGCACGGGGGCGGCGCCAATGAACTCGCTGTGCAGGTGGGTGAGTTGCTGGGTGCCGAGCCGGTGGTGACCACGGCGACGGACGCCGTCGGCATCCCCGGCCTGGACACGCTCGGTCTTCCCGTGGAGGGCGACGTCGCCGGTGTGACGCGGGTCCTGCTGGACGGCGAGCCGGTCGCGATGGACGCCGAGGTGGCATGGCCACTGCCGCCGTTGCCGTTCGCGGCGCGGGGCACGCACACCGTCCGGCTCACGGATCGCGCTGTCGAACCGTCCGACGGTGAGGTGCTGCTGCGTCCGCCGTCCCTCGTCGTGGGTGTCGGCGCGTCCAGGGGCGCCCCGGCCGACGAGGTACTCGCCCTGGTCGAGGACGCGTTGCGGGACGCGGGACTGTCGCCTCTCAGCGTCGCCCGGCTCGCCACCGTGGACGCCAAGCGCGAGGAGCCCGGCATCGTCGAGGCGGCCGCACGGCTCGGGGTGCCCCTGATGACGTACTCCGCCCAGGAGTTGACGGGGGTCGAGGTCCCCAACCCCTCCGACGCGCCTCTCTCGGCCGTGGGTACCCCCTCCGTCGCCGAGGCCGCCGCGCTCGTACGGGGCGGTGAACTCCTCGTCCCCAAGCGGAGGTCGGCGCGCGCCGACGGGCACGCCTCGATGGCGACCTGCGCTGTCGTACGACGTCCCGCGCGCGGCCGGCTCGCGGTCGTCGGGCTCGGCCCCGGCGCTCGCGATCTGCTCACCCCGCGCGCCACGACCGAACTGCGCCGCGCCGCCGTGCTCGTGGGCCTCGACCAGTACGTCGACCAGATCCGCGACCTGCTGCGGCCCGGTACCCGGATCCTGGAGTCCGGGCTGGGCGCGGAGGAGGAGCGGGCGCGGACCGCGGTGGCCGAGGCCCGGACGGGGCAGGCCGTCGCGCTGATCGGCAGCGGGGACGCCGGCGTGTACGCGATGGCCTCCCCGGCGCTCGCCGAGGCCTCGGACGACATCGACGTGATCGGGGTACCGGGTGTCACCGCCGCGCTGGCGGCCGGGGCGATCCTCGGCGCACCGCTGGGCCACGACCACGTCTCGATCAGCCTCTCCGACCTGCACACGCCGTGGGAGGTCATCGAGCGGCGAGTGCGCGCGGCGGCCGAGGCCGACATCGTGGTCACCTTCTACAACCCCCGTTCCCGGGGCCGGGACTGGCAGTTGCCGAAGGCGCTGGCGATCCTCGCCGAGCACCGGGAGCAGACGACGCCGGTCGGTGTCGTACGCAACGCGTCCCGGCCGGACGAGTCCAGCCGGGTCACCTCCCTGGTCTCGCTCGACCCGGCGACGGTCGACATGATGACGGTGGTGACCGTGGGCAACACGGCGACCCGTGAGATCGCGGGCCGCATGGTGACCCCGCGCGGCTACCGCTGGCAGGACACGTCGACGACGAGCGGCTCCGCCGCGGGGCAGGGGCAGGAGGGCGCCCGGTGA
- a CDS encoding sirohydrochlorin chelatase, with protein sequence MTTPPPALLIAGHGTRDEAGAEAFRDFVRQLGARRPDLPVAGGFIELSPPPLGEAVTELVEQGVRRFAAVPLMLVSAGHAKGDIPAALSREKERHAGISYAYGRPLGPHPSLLAVLERRLDEALGSTVSSPEERADVTVLLVGRGSTDPDANAEVHKAARLLWEGRGYAGVETAFVSLAAPDVPSGLDRCVRLGARRIVVLPYFLFTGILPDRVKQQTEDWAAAHPEAEVRSADVIGPEPELLDLVMERYEEAVKGDLRMNCDSCVYRIALPGFEDKVGLPQQPHFHPDDDGHHHHHGGHAHAH encoded by the coding sequence GTGACCACCCCGCCGCCCGCCCTGCTCATCGCCGGTCATGGCACCCGGGACGAGGCCGGAGCCGAGGCGTTCCGCGACTTCGTACGGCAGCTGGGAGCCCGCCGCCCCGATCTGCCCGTCGCCGGCGGCTTCATCGAGCTGTCTCCGCCGCCGCTGGGCGAGGCGGTCACCGAGCTGGTGGAGCAGGGGGTACGGCGTTTCGCCGCCGTGCCGCTGATGCTGGTGTCCGCCGGGCACGCCAAGGGGGACATCCCGGCGGCGCTGTCGCGCGAAAAGGAGCGGCACGCGGGGATCTCGTACGCGTACGGGCGTCCGCTGGGCCCGCACCCCTCGCTGCTCGCGGTCCTGGAGCGGCGGCTGGACGAGGCGCTCGGCTCCACCGTGTCCTCGCCCGAGGAGCGCGCCGACGTGACCGTGCTGCTGGTCGGGCGCGGATCCACCGACCCCGATGCCAACGCCGAGGTGCACAAGGCGGCGCGGCTGCTGTGGGAGGGGCGCGGGTACGCGGGTGTGGAGACGGCGTTCGTGTCGCTGGCGGCACCCGACGTGCCCAGCGGCCTGGACCGGTGCGTCAGGCTGGGCGCCCGGCGGATCGTGGTCCTGCCGTACTTCCTCTTCACCGGCATCCTGCCGGACCGGGTGAAGCAGCAGACCGAGGACTGGGCGGCCGCGCACCCGGAGGCCGAGGTGCGCTCGGCGGACGTCATCGGCCCGGAGCCGGAGCTGCTCGACCTCGTGATGGAGCGGTACGAGGAGGCCGTGAAGGGTGATCTGCGGATGAACTGCGACTCGTGCGTGTACCGCATCGCGCTGCCCGGCTTCGAGGACAAGGTCGGTCTGCCGCAGCAGCCGCACTTCCACCCCGACGACGACGGTCACCATCACCACCACGGCGGACATGCCCATGCGCACTGA
- the cobC gene encoding Rv2231c family pyridoxal phosphate-dependent protein CobC, whose product MRTEDGAGPDLRHHGDAEVRDDGSALVDLAVNVRADTPPAWLRERIARSLGSLAAYPDGRAARAAVAARHGLAVERVLLTAGAAEAFVLLARALKVRRPVVVHPQFTEPEAALRDAGHSVHRVLLRAEDGFRLDAAAVPDDADLVLIGNPTNPTSVLHSASVIARLARPGRTLVVDEAFMDAVPGEREALAGRTDVPGLVVLRSLTKTWGLAGLRIGYVLAAPETIADLERAQPLWPVSTPALAAAEACVAPQALAEAAHAAYRVATDRAHLVAGLREFASDGLRVAEPAEGPFVLVRLPRAVAVRRHLRDLGFAVRRGDTFPGLGEEWLRLAVRDRATVNSFLQALDRALTLASHH is encoded by the coding sequence ATGCGCACTGAGGACGGCGCCGGGCCCGACCTGCGCCACCACGGGGACGCCGAGGTCCGTGACGACGGCTCCGCGCTGGTCGACCTGGCGGTGAACGTCCGCGCGGACACACCGCCGGCCTGGCTGCGCGAGCGCATCGCCCGTTCCCTCGGCTCGCTCGCGGCCTATCCGGACGGGCGGGCCGCGCGGGCGGCGGTGGCGGCGCGGCACGGGCTTGCGGTGGAGCGGGTGCTGCTGACGGCGGGCGCGGCCGAGGCTTTCGTGCTGCTGGCCCGGGCGCTGAAGGTGCGCCGGCCGGTGGTGGTCCACCCGCAGTTCACGGAGCCGGAGGCGGCACTGCGGGACGCGGGCCACTCGGTGCACCGGGTCCTGCTGCGGGCGGAGGACGGCTTCCGGCTGGATGCGGCGGCCGTCCCCGACGACGCGGACCTGGTGCTGATCGGCAACCCGACGAACCCCACCTCCGTCCTCCACTCCGCCTCGGTCATCGCTCGACTCGCCCGTCCTGGGCGGACGCTGGTGGTCGACGAGGCGTTCATGGACGCGGTGCCCGGTGAGCGGGAGGCGCTGGCCGGCCGGACGGATGTGCCGGGTCTGGTGGTCCTGCGCAGCCTGACCAAGACCTGGGGGCTGGCGGGACTCCGGATCGGCTACGTCCTCGCCGCCCCGGAGACCATCGCCGACCTGGAGCGCGCCCAGCCCCTGTGGCCGGTGTCCACGCCCGCACTGGCGGCCGCCGAGGCCTGCGTCGCCCCGCAGGCGCTGGCGGAGGCGGCCCATGCGGCGTACCGCGTCGCCACGGACCGGGCCCATCTGGTCGCCGGACTGCGGGAGTTCGCCTCGGACGGGCTGCGGGTCGCCGAACCGGCCGAGGGCCCCTTCGTCCTCGTACGGCTGCCCAGGGCGGTGGCCGTGCGCCGGCATCTGCGGGACCTGGGCTTCGCCGTACGGCGCGGTGACACGTTCCCGGGGCTGGGCGAGGAGTGGCTGCGCCTTGCGGTACGGGACCGGGCGACGGTCAACTCCTTTCTGCAGGCACTGGACCGGGCGCTGACGCTGGCGTCGCATCACTGA
- a CDS encoding SCO1860 family LAETG-anchored protein, producing the protein MNGKNFPLSARRLVTVATATALAAGPAALAGAASAHATGDQGHASAVVLRTGLDVSLLNKTVNVPLAVSLNQVEAPRNAEKTALTATLDGVDGGKPFSVLDAKVATAKASVTSAAAEGSTNLAHASLHVPGLPLLSLIDIEKVTSKATCVPGKTPVASSNLLGSVTVLGKKVTLTTGGTTDVKVPGVGEVRLDLSKTQTTSRTAAATALELNVSVNPLKLNVADVEGTLTLAKATCEAPAAAAVKPGADPSGDVEAQGARGEEAGLAETGGSSMTPYVAGGAIALLVAGGGAVALARRGRSRTD; encoded by the coding sequence TTGAACGGCAAGAACTTCCCGCTGTCCGCACGCCGTCTCGTCACCGTCGCGACGGCCACGGCCCTCGCCGCCGGTCCCGCGGCCCTGGCCGGCGCGGCCAGCGCGCACGCGACCGGCGACCAGGGGCACGCGAGCGCCGTGGTGCTGCGCACCGGGCTCGATGTGTCCCTGCTCAACAAGACCGTGAACGTCCCGCTCGCGGTCTCCCTCAACCAGGTCGAGGCCCCGCGGAACGCCGAAAAGACCGCACTGACCGCCACGCTGGACGGCGTGGACGGCGGAAAGCCCTTCAGCGTGCTGGACGCGAAGGTGGCGACGGCGAAGGCGTCCGTCACCTCCGCCGCGGCCGAGGGCTCGACCAACCTCGCCCACGCCAGCCTCCATGTCCCCGGCCTGCCGCTGCTGTCCCTCATCGACATCGAGAAGGTCACCTCCAAGGCGACCTGTGTGCCCGGGAAGACGCCCGTGGCCTCCTCGAACCTGCTCGGCTCGGTGACCGTCCTGGGCAAGAAGGTCACCCTGACGACCGGCGGCACCACGGACGTCAAGGTGCCCGGCGTCGGCGAGGTGCGCCTCGACCTGTCGAAGACGCAGACCACGTCACGCACGGCGGCCGCCACCGCACTGGAACTCAACGTCTCCGTCAACCCGTTGAAGCTCAACGTGGCCGATGTCGAGGGCACGCTGACCCTGGCGAAGGCGACCTGCGAGGCACCGGCCGCGGCGGCGGTGAAGCCGGGCGCGGATCCCTCCGGTGACGTCGAGGCGCAGGGTGCCCGCGGCGAGGAGGCGGGTCTTGCCGAGACCGGCGGCAGTTCCATGACGCCGTACGTCGCGGGCGGCGCGATCGCCCTGCTCGTCGCGGGCGGAGGAGCGGTGGCGCTGGCGCGCCGCGGTCGGAGCCGAACCGACTGA
- a CDS encoding amidohydrolase family protein: MSDHAVLHVKGRVLAGPDDVRDELWVVGGRISYDRPAGARDIRTVEGWALPGLVDAHCHVGLGPHGPVERDVAEKQALTDREAGTLLIRDAGSPSDTRWADDREDLPKIIRAGRHIARTRRYMRGYAWEIEPEDLVAYVAQEARRGDGWVKLVGDWIDRDLGDLAPSWPRDAVEAAIAEAHRLGARVTAHCFAENSLRDLVEAGIDCIEHATGLTDDLVPLFAERGVAIVPTLVNIATFPELADGGEARFPQWSAHMRRLHERRYDTVRGAYDAGIPVYVGTDAGGHLAHGLVAGEVAELVAAGIPPVEALSATTWGARKWLGRPGLEEGAPADLVVYEDDPRADVRVLAAPRRIVLNGRVVG, encoded by the coding sequence ATGAGCGATCACGCGGTGCTTCACGTGAAGGGCCGGGTCCTGGCCGGGCCCGACGACGTCCGTGACGAACTGTGGGTCGTCGGCGGCCGGATCTCCTACGACCGTCCCGCCGGCGCCCGCGACATCCGTACCGTCGAGGGCTGGGCCCTGCCCGGCCTGGTCGACGCCCACTGCCACGTGGGCCTCGGCCCGCACGGCCCGGTCGAGCGGGACGTGGCCGAGAAGCAGGCGCTGACCGACCGCGAGGCGGGCACCCTGCTCATCCGCGACGCGGGCTCTCCCTCGGACACCCGCTGGGCCGACGACCGCGAGGACCTCCCGAAGATCATCAGGGCGGGCCGCCACATCGCCCGCACCCGCCGCTACATGCGGGGCTACGCCTGGGAGATCGAGCCGGAGGACCTGGTCGCGTACGTCGCCCAGGAGGCACGCCGCGGCGACGGCTGGGTGAAGCTGGTCGGCGACTGGATCGACCGCGACCTCGGCGATCTGGCCCCCAGCTGGCCGCGGGACGCGGTGGAGGCGGCCATCGCCGAGGCCCACCGCCTGGGCGCCCGCGTCACCGCGCACTGCTTCGCCGAGAACTCCCTGCGGGACCTGGTCGAGGCCGGCATCGACTGCATCGAGCACGCCACCGGCCTGACGGACGACCTCGTCCCGCTCTTCGCCGAACGCGGCGTCGCGATCGTCCCCACCCTCGTCAACATCGCGACCTTCCCGGAGCTCGCGGACGGCGGCGAGGCCAGGTTCCCGCAGTGGTCGGCCCATATGCGGCGGCTGCACGAGCGCCGCTACGACACCGTGCGGGGCGCCTACGACGCGGGGATCCCGGTGTACGTCGGCACCGACGCCGGCGGTCACCTCGCCCACGGGCTGGTGGCGGGCGAGGTGGCGGAGCTGGTCGCCGCCGGCATCCCGCCCGTCGAGGCGCTGTCGGCGACGACATGGGGCGCGCGGAAGTGGCTCGGGCGGCCGGGGCTGGAGGAGGGCGCACCGGCCGACCTCGTCGTCTACGAGGACGATCCGCGGGCCGACGTACGGGTGTTGGCGGCGCCGCGACGGATAGTGCTGAACGGGCGGGTCGTCGGCTAG
- a CDS encoding amino acid ABC transporter ATP-binding protein has protein sequence MSRPEIQVKGLHKSFGDNEVLRGIDLEIGQGEVVCVIGPSGSGKSTLLRCVNLLEEPTKGQVFVGGTELTDPDVDIDAVRRRIGMVFQQFNLFPHLTVTDNLTLPQRRVLRRDKAKAARVAAENLERVGLSEKAHAYPAALSGGQQQRVAIARSLSMGPEVMLFDEPTSALDPELVGDVLAVMRRLAREGMTMMVVTHEMTFAREVADRVVFMDGGVIVEDGSPDRVITNPAHDRTRHFLSRLLDPAMAEVEEETSEKAGGDA, from the coding sequence ATGAGCCGACCGGAGATCCAGGTCAAGGGCCTGCACAAGTCCTTCGGCGACAACGAGGTGCTGCGCGGCATCGACCTGGAGATCGGCCAGGGCGAGGTCGTGTGCGTCATCGGCCCGTCCGGCTCGGGCAAGTCCACGCTGCTGCGGTGCGTGAACCTCCTGGAGGAGCCCACCAAGGGCCAGGTGTTCGTGGGCGGCACCGAACTCACCGATCCCGACGTCGACATCGACGCCGTACGCCGCCGTATCGGCATGGTCTTCCAGCAGTTCAACCTCTTCCCGCACCTCACGGTGACCGACAACCTCACGCTGCCGCAGCGCCGGGTGCTCAGGCGGGACAAGGCGAAGGCGGCGCGGGTGGCCGCCGAGAACCTGGAGCGGGTGGGCCTGTCGGAGAAGGCGCACGCCTACCCCGCCGCCCTCTCCGGCGGCCAGCAGCAGCGCGTCGCCATCGCCCGCTCGCTGTCGATGGGGCCCGAGGTGATGCTCTTCGACGAGCCGACCTCGGCCCTCGACCCGGAGCTGGTCGGGGACGTTCTCGCGGTCATGCGGAGACTGGCCCGGGAGGGCATGACCATGATGGTCGTCACCCACGAGATGACCTTCGCCCGCGAGGTCGCCGACCGGGTGGTCTTCATGGACGGCGGCGTGATCGTCGAGGACGGAAGTCCCGACCGGGTCATCACGAACCCGGCCCACGACCGCACCCGCCACTTCCTGTCCCGGCTCCTCGACCCGGCGATGGCCGAGGTGGAGGAGGAGACGTCGGAGAAGGCGGGCGGCGACGCCTGA
- a CDS encoding amino acid ABC transporter permease — MADTDVPLQPRKKGLTRRQKRSLSRAAQYAVFVAAVIAFAVGADWGRLKNQFAQWDIARQMFPDVITLALKNTVLYTVSGFVFALVLGLVVALMRLSSVAPYRWVAGVYIEIFRGLPALLIFIFIGVAIPLAFPGTEIIGGTYGKAAIALGLVGAAYLAETFRAGIQAVPKGQTEAARSLGFSPARTMISIIIPQAFRIILPPLTNEFVILFKDSSLVLLLGVTLEERELSKYGRDLASTTANSTPILVAGLCYLLVTVPLGFVVRRMETKAQEAVK, encoded by the coding sequence ATGGCCGATACGGACGTACCACTCCAGCCGAGGAAAAAGGGCCTGACCCGGCGTCAGAAGCGAAGCCTGTCACGCGCCGCCCAGTACGCCGTCTTCGTCGCCGCCGTGATCGCCTTCGCGGTCGGCGCCGACTGGGGCCGGCTGAAGAACCAGTTCGCCCAGTGGGACATCGCCCGGCAGATGTTCCCGGACGTCATCACCCTGGCGCTCAAGAACACCGTGCTGTACACCGTGTCCGGGTTCGTCTTCGCCCTGGTGCTCGGCCTGGTGGTGGCGCTGATGCGGCTGTCCTCCGTCGCCCCCTACCGCTGGGTCGCCGGCGTCTACATCGAGATCTTCCGTGGCCTGCCCGCCCTGCTCATCTTCATCTTCATCGGCGTGGCGATCCCGCTGGCCTTCCCGGGCACGGAGATCATCGGCGGAACCTACGGCAAGGCCGCCATCGCGCTCGGCCTGGTCGGCGCCGCCTATCTGGCGGAGACCTTCCGGGCCGGCATCCAGGCGGTGCCCAAGGGCCAGACGGAGGCGGCGCGTTCGCTCGGCTTCTCGCCCGCCCGGACCATGATCTCGATCATCATTCCGCAGGCGTTCCGCATCATCCTGCCGCCGCTGACCAACGAGTTCGTGATCCTCTTCAAGGACTCCTCCCTGGTCCTGCTCCTCGGCGTCACCCTGGAGGAGCGCGAACTGTCCAAGTACGGCCGTGACCTGGCCAGTACTACCGCCAACTCCACACCGATCCTGGTCGCCGGCCTGTGCTACCTGCTGGTGACCGTTCCGCTCGGCTTCGTCGTGCGCCGCATGGAGACGAAGGCCCAGGAGGCCGTGAAATGA
- a CDS encoding transporter substrate-binding domain-containing protein, which yields MQTFSGRRTRVLAATTATAGLVLVAVTASGCTSSGNGGSGTKTAAGGVELVKAGQLTTCTHLPYPPFQSEIDGKVQGFDVSLIDLVAKNLGVKQQILDTPFENFKTGAFLNSGECDLAAAGMTITAERKKNVDFSDPYFDATQALLVDRSSGITSLADAKAKKVKLGAQAQTTGEDYAKKQGFDPVSFETSDAVLNGLRTGQVKAVIIDYPVVQGWLKSKANADAFKLAGNINTGEQYGFTVKKGNTKLRDAINKAIKDAKADGTYKKLYEKWIGPYTASAASPSTSAS from the coding sequence GTGCAGACGTTCTCCGGGCGCCGGACCCGCGTTCTGGCCGCCACCACCGCGACGGCCGGGCTGGTGCTCGTTGCTGTCACCGCCTCCGGCTGCACCTCCAGCGGCAACGGCGGCAGCGGGACCAAGACGGCCGCCGGCGGGGTCGAGCTGGTCAAGGCCGGACAGCTCACCACCTGCACACACCTGCCGTACCCGCCCTTCCAGTCGGAGATCGACGGCAAGGTGCAGGGCTTCGACGTCTCGCTGATCGACCTCGTCGCGAAGAACCTCGGCGTGAAGCAGCAGATCCTCGACACGCCCTTCGAGAACTTCAAGACCGGCGCGTTCCTCAACTCCGGCGAGTGCGACCTGGCCGCGGCCGGCATGACCATCACCGCCGAGCGCAAGAAGAACGTCGACTTCTCCGACCCGTACTTCGACGCCACCCAGGCCCTCCTGGTCGACAGGAGCAGCGGCATCACCTCGCTCGCCGACGCGAAGGCCAAGAAGGTCAAGCTCGGCGCCCAGGCGCAGACGACCGGCGAGGACTACGCGAAGAAGCAGGGCTTCGACCCGGTGTCCTTCGAGACCTCGGACGCGGTCCTCAACGGCCTGCGCACCGGCCAGGTCAAGGCCGTCATCATCGACTACCCGGTCGTCCAGGGCTGGCTGAAGAGCAAGGCGAACGCGGACGCCTTCAAGCTGGCAGGCAACATCAACACCGGTGAGCAGTACGGCTTCACGGTGAAGAAGGGCAACACCAAGCTCCGCGACGCCATCAACAAGGCGATCAAGGACGCCAAGGCCGACGGCACGTACAAGAAGCTGTACGAGAAGTGGATCGGCCCCTACACCGCCTCCGCCGCCTCTCCGTCCACCTCCGCGTCCTGA
- a CDS encoding alanine--glyoxylate aminotransferase family protein translates to MTHPFLDLPPLSAAHFASIEDRVARLLGTEQDVVIMQGEALLPLEGAIRGTAGPGTTALNVITGPYGQTFGNWLRDCGATVIDLAVPFHTAVSAGQIREAFAEHPEIDFVSLVHAEAATGNTNPVAEIGEAVREQGALFYLDAVASIGAEPVLPDAWGVDLCVIGAQKAMGGPAGVSAVSVSERAWARMAANPRAPRRSYLSLLDWKERWIDGGRKALLHAPAQLEMLALQACVERIEAVGLETVMARHASAAAAARAGAVTLGAGLQPYVHEAREAAPVATTLRTPSGVVASELVARALESDPTLPLAAGGGALAKEMIRVNHYGADATAGVVQACLAALGTALEDTRR, encoded by the coding sequence GTGACCCACCCCTTCCTCGATCTGCCCCCGCTGAGCGCCGCGCACTTCGCCTCGATCGAGGACCGCGTGGCGCGGTTGCTCGGCACCGAGCAGGACGTCGTGATCATGCAGGGCGAGGCGTTGCTGCCGCTCGAGGGCGCGATCCGGGGGACGGCCGGTCCCGGCACGACGGCGCTGAACGTCATCACCGGGCCGTACGGGCAGACCTTCGGGAACTGGCTGCGGGACTGCGGGGCGACGGTGATCGACCTCGCGGTGCCCTTCCACACCGCGGTGAGCGCCGGGCAGATCCGGGAGGCCTTCGCGGAGCACCCGGAGATCGACTTCGTCTCCCTGGTGCACGCGGAGGCGGCGACCGGCAACACCAACCCCGTCGCGGAGATCGGGGAGGCCGTACGGGAGCAGGGGGCGCTGTTCTATCTGGACGCCGTGGCCTCCATCGGGGCGGAGCCGGTGCTGCCGGACGCTTGGGGCGTCGATCTGTGCGTCATCGGGGCGCAGAAGGCGATGGGCGGGCCGGCCGGGGTGTCCGCGGTGTCGGTGAGCGAGCGGGCGTGGGCGCGGATGGCGGCGAACCCGCGGGCACCGCGACGGTCGTACCTGTCGCTGCTGGACTGGAAGGAGCGGTGGATCGACGGCGGACGGAAGGCGCTGCTGCACGCGCCCGCCCAGCTGGAGATGCTGGCGCTTCAGGCGTGCGTCGAGCGGATCGAGGCGGTGGGGCTGGAGACGGTCATGGCCCGGCACGCGTCTGCCGCAGCCGCGGCCCGGGCCGGCGCGGTGACCCTGGGTGCCGGCCTGCAGCCGTATGTGCACGAGGCCCGGGAGGCGGCACCCGTCGCCACGACGCTGAGGACACCTTCGGGGGTCGTCGCGTCGGAGCTGGTGGCGCGGGCCCTGGAGTCGGATCCCACCCTGCCGCTGGCGGCGGGCGGGGGCGCGCTGGCCAAGGAGATGATCCGGGTCAATCACTACGGGGCCGATGCGACGGCCGGGGTGGTGCAGGCGTGCCTGGCAGCGCTGGGCACCGCGCTGGAGGACACCAGGCGGTAG
- the ectA gene encoding diaminobutyrate acetyltransferase — protein sequence MTAAQADLHIDRPQVADGAALWRIAKDSKALDLNSSYSYLLWCRDFAATSAVARDDNGRPVGFVTGYVRPDRPRTLLVWQVAVDEAYRGRGLAGTLLDGLVARAGAAHRITAVETTITPGNTGSERLFTSFAERHGALVEREVLFDEGLFPDGPHDPEVLYRIGPLSL from the coding sequence ATGACTGCCGCGCAAGCAGATCTCCACATCGACCGTCCGCAGGTCGCGGACGGAGCCGCGTTGTGGCGGATTGCCAAGGACTCCAAGGCCCTCGACCTGAACTCGTCGTACAGCTATCTGCTGTGGTGTCGCGACTTCGCCGCCACCTCGGCCGTGGCTCGCGACGACAACGGCCGCCCGGTCGGCTTCGTCACCGGGTACGTACGGCCGGACCGTCCGCGCACCCTGCTGGTGTGGCAGGTGGCGGTGGACGAGGCCTACCGCGGGCGCGGGCTGGCCGGCACGTTGCTCGACGGGCTGGTCGCCCGGGCCGGTGCCGCACATCGGATCACCGCCGTCGAGACCACCATCACGCCGGGCAACACCGGCTCCGAGCGCCTGTTCACCTCGTTCGCCGAGCGGCACGGTGCCCTCGTGGAGCGCGAGGTGCTGTTCGACGAGGGCCTGTTCCCCGACGGGCCGCACGACCCCGAGGTCCTGTACCGCATCGGCCCCCTCTCCCTGTGA